Part of the Streptomyces sp. NBC_01353 genome, CGGCCGACGTAGTGGCGCCAGCCCTCGGCGTGCGCGGCGCATGCCTCCGGGGAGGGGAGTCCGCTGTGGACCAGGCGCAGCAAGGTGCCCTCGGCCGTGGGCTCCAGGGTGATCTCCACCGTGCTGGATCCGGGCGGGACGGGCATGGGGCCTGTCTCCCAGCCCCAGGTGAAGACGAGCCGCTTGGGCGGGTCGACGGCGAGGAAGCGGCCGGAGGCGATGTTCTCGCCGGTGACGCGGGTGCGGTACGCGCCGCCGGGCTCGAAGGAGAAGGTGCCGTCGGCGCCCATCCAGGACAGCCACTTCTCGCGGTCGGTGAAGAAGCCGAAGACGGTCTCGGGGCGGGCGGCGATGTGCCGCTCCAGGGTGACGCTGTCCGTGGCACACGGAGGTGTCGTCATGAGTGCTTCTCGTTCCGTTCGGCCTCTTCGGCGAGCCGGGCCAGGGTGTCGAGCTTCGTGGTCCACATGGCCTGGAGGTAGTCGGCGAGTGGGCCCAGCGCCTACCGGTCGGCGCGGTAGAACCGCTTGGTTCCGTCCTTGCGCAGCGTAACGAGACCGACATCGCCGGCGACCGGGCCACGGTCCTGGAGGCGCTCAACACCCACGACGGCCTCACCGGCTGGTGGACGAAAGACGTGAACCGCAAGGACGAGGTCCTCTTCTTCAACTTCCCGGGCATCCCCGAGCCCTTCCAGCTCCGCCGCGAGCAGGCCGACGAGGACGCCGTCGTCTGGGTGAACATCGGCGCCTTCCCGCCCCACTGGGCCGGCACCACCATCACGTGGAACCTCTCCGACGCCCCCGGAGGCGGTACCCGCGTCGCCTTCTCCCACTCCGGCTTCCCGGACGGCGAGGCCGAGCTCCCGATGATCAGCGAGACCTGGGGCACCCTGATGACCCGCCTGAAGGACTACGCCGAAACGGGCAAGGCCAACCCGTTCTTCACCACCTGAGGATCCCGATGAAGGTCGACGTCCTGACCGAGACGGTGATCGCCGTATCGTGCGACCGGGTCGCCGCCTACGCGGCCGACCCCGCGCACGCCCCGGAGTGGTACGCCAACATCGACTCCGTCGCATGGCAGACCCCGCCGCCCGTCGCGATCGGCTCCCGCATCGCGTTCACCGCCCGCTTCCTCGGCCGGCGCCTCACCTACACCTACGAGATCACCGTTTACGAGCCGGGCCGGAGGCTGGTGATGCGTACCAGCGAGGGCCCCTTCCCCATGGAGACCACCTACACGTGGGAACCGCACGGGGAAGCCGGCGACCGCACCCGCATGACACTGCGGAACCGGGGCGAGCCCAGCGGCTTCGCCGCACTCGCCGCCCCCGCGATGGCGTCCGCGATGCGCCGCGCCCAGAGCAAGGACCTGGCACGCCTCAAGGCGCTGCTGGACCGGCAGGTCTGAGGCCGGCCATCTGGCCTCGATCACCCGTCACTTGGGCGGCAGTGTGCTCGCGAAACCCACGGCCGTCGTAATCCAGTGGTCGAGGACCTGATCCTCCGCGAGCGCGGGGCCGCCGATGGTCACCCAGCCGCGCATCGGCTTGCCGGTGAAGTCCATCGGGCGGGCCTCCGGGCGGGCCAGGGCCACCTCGGCGTGCTCGGGGCCCACCCGGGCGATCAGCTCGTCGCCGACCACGCCCACGGTCATGTTCCCGCCGAGCAGGAAGGCCAGGCCGCCGAACATGCGCTTCTCGGTGAGGTCCGGCCGCTCACCGAGCCCTTCCCGGAGCCGCTGGGCCAGCCCTTCGTCATACGTCATGGAACCCACTCTTCCGCACCACCCGACGACGCGCCGTGCGGGAGAGGCAGTCGGCCGACCGGCACCGCTCGGGTCTCGAGCCGCCGGCCCTCGCCGTCACCGCGCGGCTTCGCGCGCTCGTCGCTCGCGTCGTGCCGATCGTCGTCGAGGCGCCGATTCATGCCACCTTCGGACGAGGAGCGTCGCTGCCGAGACGACGAAGAGCGCAGCTGTGATCAGCAGCCAGCGCTCCAGGAACCCGTCGGCCGGGAGCCCCGTGTACGCGGTGTAGCGGTCGACCCGGCCCAGGATCAGCGGCCACCAGACCAGCAGCAGAAGCCCCGATACGAAAACCGGAACACGGACGTAGTTGACGCTCGGCCTCGGCGGCCCCTCCCCCGCACCTGCCTTCTCCCCGAACAGGCGCTGCGCGGCCCGGTCGGTCACCGCATAGAAGGGGAGCAGGACGAGGTCGTGGAGGAGTGCCGCACCGACGAACCACAGGGCCACGCCCAGGGTGTCCCCCTTGAGCAGCCGGACGCCGGCGTACGCGGCGAGCGCGAAGGAGGCCAGCACGAGGAGCAGGTGGAGCGGGGAAGCTCCGTAGCGGCGGCGGAAGGCGGCCATGGGGCTCATGCCGACTCTCCGAAGGTGATCCGGGTGACCCATTTGGTGTTGTGGACGCCGGGCGCGCCCGGGACGATCACGCGGGCCGGGTAGCCGTGGTCCCGCGAGAGCACGGCTCCGTTGACGCGTACGGCCAGAAGTGAACGCCGGTCGCGTACCTGGTTGTCCCTCAGGACGACGGAGCTGAACGCCCCTCCCCGCTGTACCGATTCCACCAGGGCCCGCGGGGTGTCCGTGCCACGCCCGACCAGTGCGGCCAAGTCCGTGAGCCGAACGCCGCTCCACAGCTGGTCGGGGGTCGACCAGCCCTCGACGCAGGCGATGGGCAACGCCGCTTCGTGCTGCTCCATGGCCAGGAGCGCATCTCGGGTCAGCACGACCTGGCGGCCCGCGCCGCGTACGGTCAGCCGCCAGGCGCGGCCGATGTCGCTGGGCCGGATCCCCACGGATGCCGCGGTCTTGTTGATCTGGAAACCGTTCGGTCCTGGGCCGGGATCCCTGCCGTGCGGGGCAAGCAGCGCCGTCTGGCGCCACCAGCCGCCCACGCTCTGCCCGGCGGTCACCACGAACAGCGCCAGGGACCCCAGTCCGACCATGCCCAGGGCGCCCCGCCGTGAGATGGTCGGCGGCGCCGGCCGGGGCGACGCAAGGCCGGTTGCCTCCTCCGTACCGGCTTCCGGCAGCTCGCGTCCGTACCTCACCGCGCGCAGGGCACGCGGCAGTCGGAAGGCCACGTGCACGACGAAGGCGCCGATGAACACCCACGCCCCGTAGAAGTGGAGGACGTAGAAGGAGCCCGGGAAGATGTAGTGCAACTGCACATTGAGGATGCCTGTGGCGAACTCGAAGCCGGCGCCGCCCACCAGCAGGAGCAAGGACAGGCGCTCGATGCCGTGGCTGACCGACCGTACGGGCGGCCACTGGAACAGCTTGGGGATGACCGACCACAACTTCGCCAGCAGGACCGGCACGAGGACGACGCCCAGGACCACGTGTACGCCCTGGTTCACCCGGTAGAGCCAGTACGGCGAGGTCGGCCAGGAGAACAGGTAGAAGCCGAGCCACCCCTTGTCCGGCGTCTGGTCGTTGACCGGCGACAGATCCGGGTTGTACGCGGCGTACGACAGCAGGCCCGTGACGAACAGCAGCGTGATGCCGACCAGCAGGACGAGTCCGAGCACAGCGGTCAGCCACAGCCCCCGCAGCGGGCTGCGCCAGAACTCCGGCCGCGTCGGCCCCGGCGGCGGCCCCGACACGGCAGCCCACAGACGCGTCACCGGAGCCGGCCGCTTCGCAGGCTCCGACGGCACCCGGGATGGGGGCTCGGGCCGATTCCGCTCGCCGTCGCTCGCCTCCACCGGCACACCTCCGCACACTCGCCGATCGTCGGAGACGAACATCCCGCACCGGAAACCGGGCCGAGCCCGTGACACGCCCACCCGAGGCCGCCCAGTGCCTCCCATGGGCGCCGTACAACGCCGATGCACCTCACCTGCGTGGCGTCCCAGCGACCGGTCACCCCTGACCGGCGTCCGCAACTCCCTCCGCGCCGGCCTTCACGTGGTCAAGGCTCCACGCGACCGCTGTGGTTCACAGCTTGAGGCGCCGATAGGCAGCGCGAGCGTGGATGAGTCGGGCGATCGCCGTTCCGATGCCTGCTGCCGCGAGGAGGCAGGCCAGGCGTCCGAGGTCGTAGGGGGCTGCCCAGGTGAGCCGGCCCATGGGCGGCGTGGCGAAGGCCTTGAGGATGAGCCAGCAGGCCACGGCGGTGCCGGGTGCAGCGACAAAGCGGGCCCCTGTGCTCACCAGAGCCACCAACAGGGACAGCGCCATGAGATCGAGAGTGGCATCGCCTTGTTGGTCGAGGAAGTTGAAGGCGGTAACCAGGGCCAGGGCCGCAAGGGAGGTCACGGCCCAGACCGACGGCGTGGTGACGGGGTCGGGTACGGGACGAACGCCGAAGCTGATCCTCTTCCACTGGAGCATGCGCGCCTCCTCCCCTCTTGGCTTCCCGCCGTTGGGGCCTGTGCAATGGTGCGCCAGGCGCGTCGCCCACCTCGCCGACGTCACCGCCGTCACCGACCCGAACGGCAAGACGGTGGTCCACCGGGTGACCGGTGAGCTGTTTGTTCTTCGTTTCGTCCAACGACCTGGTCGGCCG contains:
- a CDS encoding SRPBCC domain-containing protein — translated: MLLVPFGLFGEPGQGVELRGPHGLEVVGEWAQRLPVGAVEPLGSVLAQRNETDIAGDRATVLEALNTHDGLTGWWTKDVNRKDEVLFFNFPGIPEPFQLRREQADEDAVVWVNIGAFPPHWAGTTITWNLSDAPGGGTRVAFSHSGFPDGEAELPMISETWGTLMTRLKDYAETGKANPFFTT
- a CDS encoding molybdopterin-dependent oxidoreductase is translated as MTRLWAAVSGPPPGPTRPEFWRSPLRGLWLTAVLGLVLLVGITLLFVTGLLSYAAYNPDLSPVNDQTPDKGWLGFYLFSWPTSPYWLYRVNQGVHVVLGVVLVPVLLAKLWSVIPKLFQWPPVRSVSHGIERLSLLLLVGGAGFEFATGILNVQLHYIFPGSFYVLHFYGAWVFIGAFVVHVAFRLPRALRAVRYGRELPEAGTEEATGLASPRPAPPTISRRGALGMVGLGSLALFVVTAGQSVGGWWRQTALLAPHGRDPGPGPNGFQINKTAASVGIRPSDIGRAWRLTVRGAGRQVVLTRDALLAMEQHEAALPIACVEGWSTPDQLWSGVRLTDLAALVGRGTDTPRALVESVQRGGAFSSVVLRDNQVRDRRSLLAVRVNGAVLSRDHGYPARVIVPGAPGVHNTKWVTRITFGESA
- a CDS encoding SRPBCC family protein, which codes for MKVDVLTETVIAVSCDRVAAYAADPAHAPEWYANIDSVAWQTPPPVAIGSRIAFTARFLGRRLTYTYEITVYEPGRRLVMRTSEGPFPMETTYTWEPHGEAGDRTRMTLRNRGEPSGFAALAAPAMASAMRRAQSKDLARLKALLDRQV
- a CDS encoding SRPBCC domain-containing protein, with translation MTTPPCATDSVTLERHIAARPETVFGFFTDREKWLSWMGADGTFSFEPGGAYRTRVTGENIASGRFLAVDPPKRLVFTWGWETGPMPVPPGSSTVEITLEPTAEGTLLRLVHSGLPSPEACAAHAEGWRHYVGRLAVRAEGGEPGPDAWMETSSG
- a CDS encoding TfoX/Sxy family protein — protein: MTYDEGLAQRLREGLGERPDLTEKRMFGGLAFLLGGNMTVGVVGDELIARVGPEHAEVALARPEARPMDFTGKPMRGWVTIGGPALAEDQVLDHWITTAVGFASTLPPK